The following DNA comes from Microcella sp..
CGGGGCTTGCCGGCCCGTGGAAGGCCGCGGTGCGCACCGCCGCCGAGGGCGCCCTCAACCGGCTGCCCGCCGACCTCGATCTGGCGATCGCGCGCACTCCCCTGCCGGCGAAGGGCTCGTGGTGGTGGGTGATCGTCGGCATCGTGCAGTGGTTCGCGATCGTGATCGGCGTGGGCGGTGCGCTCTGGCTCGTCGGCGCCTCCCTGCTGCCGACGTTCGGGATGCCCGCTCTGCTCATTCCGCGCGTTGAGGATGGGCCGCTCGAGGGCTGGGCGATCCCCACGCTGCTGATCATCGCGGCCGTGCTCGTCGGGGTGCTGCTCGGGCTCATTTCGGCCGCGCTCAGCGCCCTGAACGCTGGCGCGCGCCGGCGTCGCACGCGCAGGCGGTTGCTCGCATCCGTCGACGAGGTCGTGCAGCGCGATGTCGTCGCGCCCGTCGCAGCCGAGCTCGACCGCGCACGGGCAGTGACCGCCGCGCTTGCGGTAGCGCGGCGCTGAGACGCAGGATCCACGGTTCCCTGCGCGAGCCGGCGGCCCGCTTTGACAGAGCGATGACCTGGGCGAAACTAGCGGATCCGCCGGGTCCCCGCGCCATGTGGCTGCGATTGAGCGCTCGTGCGGCAGACGTCGTGTCCGTGATCAGGTGACGACGCAACCAGGCGCCGGGTCACCGTACACGGTGATGAAAAACAGGAGGAAGGCAGGCACGATCGCCATCGCGCTCCACGCCATCATGGCAATCGCAGGTCTACGGAGGCCACGATCGAGTGCGAACCCCAGAACGATAAGCAGGCACGAGAAGAACCAGACGATGCCAGACCCGATATGCGCCACGTCGCGCCATGGTTCCGACCACGGAAGACCGAAGACGTTGACGACCGTGCACATCTCCACTGACAGCCGGAAGAAGAGGACCAGGGCGACGGGCGCGAGCCCGGCGAACACTCCCATGATTGCGGGCAGAGTCGCCGTGCGCGCCGTGATGGGCTGCGGAGAGAACCACACGCCAGCGATGGCGGCGAAGACGGTTCCGGCGAACACGAGCGGGATCAGAAACGCCGGCCCTGGGGGCACCGCGACCATGGCCATGAGCCACATGACCATGCTGGCGCCGAGAGTCCACAGCACTCCCGTGGCTAGCCACGTCGGATCACGACGAATAGCAGGAGCGGAGTCGGCCATAAACAGAAGCTACCGGGCGAGGCGTCTGATACCCCGCCCGGTCTGTGTCGATTAGGCGCGCGCGTCGCGCCCGTGGAACGGTGCCCGGATCAGCGGGGCGATGAAGCAGACGTTGGCGGCGCCGGCGTAGAAGAACACGCCGCCGACCACCACGAGAGCGATGCCGCCGATGAGCGACCCGGTGTCGCCTGCGAGGGCGAGCACGATGCCCAGCACGATGAGGGCCGTGCCCGCGACGATGCGCAGACCGCGGCCGAGTGGACCAGACATGAAACGAGCGAACGCC
Coding sequences within:
- a CDS encoding YgaP-like transmembrane domain, with protein sequence MAFARFMSGPLGRGLRIVAGTALIVLGIVLALAGDTGSLIGGIALVVVGGVFFYAGAANVCFIAPLIRAPFHGRDARA